CAAAGTGAGTGCAATCCGCATAGCCAAAGGACAAGCTGACGCCCCTAACTTAAAAAAACTTTTAGAAGCGGCAAACGTCCTGAAAGTGTTTCACTTTGCTCGTTTTGACGTTGCCACCCTGCGGCATAATCTGGGAATTCAGGTTCAACCTGTTTTTTGCACCAAGATTGGTAGTAAATTAGCCCGTACCTACACCAATCGCCACGGACTCAAAGATGTAGTGCAAGAGTTAGAACAAGTAGAACTAGATAAAAGCGCTCAAAGTTCTGATTGGGGCAATGCTGTTAATTTATCTGAAGCTCAACTCAGTTACGCCGCTAATGATGTGCGCTACTTACTCAGTGTGCAGCAGAAGCTAGTAGAAATGCTCAAACGCGAAGAACGTTGGGAACTTGCTCAAGAATGCTTTAAAGTTTTGCCAACAATAGTTTCCTTAGATTTGTTGCAGTTCAAGGATTTGTTCGAACATTAGTTAGATAGATGCCTATAAAAATTAGGCATAGGGCATTTATCATTTTTTCCCCCTGCTCCCTGCTCCCCTACTCCCTGCTCCCCAATCAGCGAAAATCACGGTTGTGTTAGATACGTAAACTAATATAAATTTTTATATATTGCCCCATTGGCGTATATGCATAATCCTTCTCAAAGCGGGTGAATTATCTCCACTCAAAAAGTCTAGTACTTAAAAAGAGAAGCTTGAGCGCAACTTACTGCGGTGCAAAATAGCATCTA
This region of Nostoc sp. UHCC 0302 genomic DNA includes:
- a CDS encoding ribonuclease H-like domain-containing protein, whose amino-acid sequence is MTLEDFQVSDRDLSEAALGQYLESEAIAVDTETMGLLPQRDRLCLVQLCNPEGKVSAIRIAKGQADAPNLKKLLEAANVLKVFHFARFDVATLRHNLGIQVQPVFCTKIGSKLARTYTNRHGLKDVVQELEQVELDKSAQSSDWGNAVNLSEAQLSYAANDVRYLLSVQQKLVEMLKREERWELAQECFKVLPTIVSLDLLQFKDLFEH